CGGCTGTTCATTCCAGCTTCGTGCAGCGAGCGGTGCGCGGTGACCGTGGTCAGGCGTTCGTCTACCAGCCGCACTTCCAGTCCGGTGCCTGCCGCCAGCAACGCGTCGGCCAGCGTCTTCGCGTAGTCCCGTGCCATCTGGGTTGAGGCCGTTTCACCGCCCCGCATGCTGCGGGGAAGGCCGACAAAAACCTCTACCGCACCCCGTTCGGCAACCTCGTTCAGCACCACTTTGATGTCGCTGTTTTTCTTTGCGTCCCGCTTCAGCGTCCTGACCGGCATGGCCAGGACGCCGTCGGGGTCGCTGGCGGCCAGGCCCACCCGGACCAGGCCGACGTC
This Arthrobacter sp. zg-Y20 DNA region includes the following protein-coding sequences:
- the ruvX gene encoding Holliday junction resolvase RuvX translates to MADSAVPRGVKLGVDVGLVRVGLAASDPDGVLAMPVRTLKRDAKKNSDIKVVLNEVAERGAVEVFVGLPRSMRGGETASTQMARDYAKTLADALLAAGTGLEVRLVDERLTTVTAHRSLHEAGMNSRNHRTVVDQAAAVAILQQSIDTQRSLNRDVGELVTPSRPHRHRDAEPAPTEESTISQDIEREGGITP